From the genome of Delphinus delphis chromosome 8, mDelDel1.2, whole genome shotgun sequence, one region includes:
- the LOC132430228 gene encoding potassium channel subfamily K member 1-like gives MLQSLAGSSCVRLVERHRSAWCFGFLVLGYLLYLVFGAVVFSSVELPYEDLLRQELRKLKRRFLEEHECLSEPQLEQFLGRVLEASNYGVSVLSNASGNWNWDFTSALFFASTVLSTTELHFMLGLPYLKCAVNTMLYLEQK, from the coding sequence ATGCTGCAGTCCCTGGCCGGCAGCTCGTGCGTCCGCCTGGTGGAGCGGCACCGCTCGGCCTGGTGCTTCGGCTTCCTGGTGCTCGGCTACCTGCTCTACCTGGTCTTCGGCGCCGTGGTCTTCTCGTCGGTGGAGCTGCCCTACGAGGACCTGCTGCGCCAGGAGCTGCGCAAGCTGAAGCGGCGCTTCCTGGAGGAGCACGAGTGCCTGTCCGAGCCGCAGCTCGAGCAGTTCCTGGGCCGGGTGCTGGAGGCCAGCAACTATGGCGTGTCGGTGCTCAGCAACGCCTCGGGCAACTGGAACTGGGACTTCACCTCCGCGCTCTTCTTCGCCAGCACCGTGCTCTCCACCACAGAGCTACACTTCATGTTGGGATTACCTTATCTAAAATGTGCAGTAAATACTATGTTATATCTGGAGCAGAAATGA